One genomic region from Bacillus rossius redtenbacheri isolate Brsri chromosome 6, Brsri_v3, whole genome shotgun sequence encodes:
- the LOC134532741 gene encoding uncharacterized protein LOC134532741: MIVKTVVLLACHCLVSSAAGARDDVIQKSLGPSFSGSARVRNDIIMYRPSGEEAMDGGYDLLARKTEVQCVKSGLQCARDGTTLVECSGSLEAVSAWDCRRIFPKHLFLGEDAVEVLCDPFRGSCAALIQVAEPDDSRPGPMPADQNGFHQETSTPNKILSLTNEKDDFPSKGQNLNNKLTAIPANISTNETQNSTTENPTALLNSANKNEFPVDSNLQNEGADSRGKENISSTSANITGAGNNSESANPVASLPYVKCTTLGMHCADATTIVDCDDKSSEPLFELSCSSMLQSSDMESESGLCDNVTASCLLNLEGVPLRMRVFQSDESTGSVCQDGTLTCADNVTLVACSGDSSIPNYAINCAGEESNDIFSSYCDAEQKGCVIKRKDSSYEPVSQSSATPVTQSAETKKPPSIVAIPSMFLIPPLIPLSESVGTTPEASAPLCREAGWKCANSSSLVLCSTGTEPVVQLDCGAVDHPYCDVMAGRCVLGGGSVPQSPCTRPGLQCIAGHVLGWCSASLQVRHASPCETVCDPDTHGCQETPSPETSRQSSSSDAPSTTTAAPAQPPSSVVPPVLPLRRALPGPCSKPGMQCVGTDMLGSCDEDLALSYVVPCAKLLPYADANSVEVFCDRQIDACAMSQVLASYSD; encoded by the exons gTGTCAAGTGCAGCCGGAGCTCGCGATGACGTGATTCAGAAGTCGCTGGGACCTTCTTTCTCAGG aTCAGCTCGAGTACGGAATGACATCATCATGTACAGGCCGAGTGGCGAGGAAGCGATGGATGGTGGATACGACTTGCTCGCACGTAAAACTGAGGTCCAGTGTGTGAAGTCCGGCCTGCAGTGTGCACGCGATGGCACGACGCTCGTGGAGTGCTCTGGCTCGTTGGAGGCAGTCAGCGCGTGGGACTGTCGCAGGATCTTCCCCAAGCACTTGTTCCTGGGCGAGGATGCCGTGGAAGTCCTCTGTGACCCTTTCCGTGGGAGCTGCGCTGCTCTGATTCAGGTCGCAGAGCCGGACGACAGTCGCCCAGGACCGATGCCAGCAGACCAGAACGGTTTTCATCAAGAGACGAGCACACCAAACAAAATTCTTAGTTTAACAAATGAAAAAGATGATTTTCCTTCCAAAGGACAGAACTTAAATAACAAGCTTACTGCGATTCCAGCTAATATTAGTACCAATGAAACTCAAAATAGCACTACTGAGAATCCAACTGCTTTGTTGAATTCTGCCAACAAGAATGAATTTCCAGTAGACAGTAATTTACAAAATGAAGGCGCAGATTCTCGAGGGAAGGAAAATATTTCAAGCACATCAGCCAACATCACTGGCGCAGGGAACAATAGTGAAAGCGCAAACCCGGTAGCTTCCCTGCCTTACGTAAAATGCACGACCCTAGGTATGCACTGCGCAGATGCAACCACTATTGTTGACTGCGATGACAAGTCTTCAGAACCTCTCTTCGAACTGTCCTGTTCATCCATGCTGCAGTCCTCGGACATGGAAAGCGAATCCGGCCTGTGCGATAACGTCACCGCCTCCTGTCTGCTCAACCTCGAAGGCGTCCCGCTTCGGATGCGCGTATTTCAGTCCGACGAAAGTACGGGATCCGTGTGTCAGGACGGAACTCTGACGTGCGCGGACAACGTGACTCTGGTGGCATGTTCCGGAGACAGCAGCATCCCCAACTACGCCATAAACTGTGCAGGCGAAGAGAGCAACGACATTTTCTCCTCATACTGCGATGCGGAGCAGAAAGGCTGTGTGATAAAGCGAAAAGACTCCAGCTACGAGCCGGTGAGTCAAAGCTCCGCAACACCCGTCACGCAGAGTGCGGAAACCAAGAAGCCTCCCTCGATCGTGGCCATACCGAGCATGTTCCTGATCCCGCCCCTCATCCCACTGTCGGAGAGCGTAGGCACCACCCCCGAGGCGAGCGCGCCTCTGTGTCGAGAGGCAGGCTGGAAGTGCGCCAACTCGAGCTCCCTGGTGCTGTGCTCGACCGGGACGGAGCCGGTAGTGCAGCTGGACTGCGGCGCCGTCGACCACCCCTACTGCGACGTGATGGCCGGCCGCTGCGTGCTGGGAGGGGGCAGCGTCCCCCAGAGCCCGTGCACCCGCCCAGGTCTGCAGTGCATCGCCGGGCACGTGCTCGGCTGGTGCTCGGCCAGCCTGCAGGTGAGACACGCCTCGCCCTGCGAGACCGTGTGCGACCCCGACACGCACGGCTGCCAGGAGACGCCCTCCCCCGAGACCTCCCGGCAGTCCTCGTCCAGCGACGCTCCATCCACCACCACCGCCGCGCCGGCTCAGCCCCCGTCCAGCGTCGTCCCGCCCGTGCTGCCGCTCCGCCGCGCCCTGCCCGGGCCGTGCTCCAAGCCCGGCATGCAGTGCGTCGGGACCGACATGCTGGGGTCGTGCGACGAGGACCTGGCTCTGAGCTACGTGGTGCCCTGCGCCAAGCTGCTTCCCTACGCTGACGCCAACTCCGTCGAGGTGTTCTGCGACAGGCAGATCGACGCCTGCGCCATGTCCCAGGTGCTGGCTAGTTACTCAGACTAG